The following coding sequences are from one Pocillopora verrucosa isolate sample1 chromosome 5, ASM3666991v2, whole genome shotgun sequence window:
- the LOC136281073 gene encoding tetratricopeptide repeat protein 28-like gives MAGNDAFFTNMKVPELRKFLKERGVQISVNGKSRKRAELLELCKNAAEIKVPELVKKTEQCDELITLPREKLLPHPFSLKFWTHDFTGIPDFRIPDSCHYLVGKDGYDEDCLRSYKSPENFCLFTEGYVEDLKYHDLTDAGTDKPTGYCYFQFIVLSFESFFSMNFVFIEDVAVIIQSNFSRNTDNLGVKYSFAVFVSVSFSPLIRPFFALTWTSTDCDNLHNTQKLKPNDKAGRVETYRNLGIVHQNSSDFHETIEYHECHLQTTKEGGDKAGQERAYGNLGNDFKGLDDFHKAIECYECHPQTARELGGKAREGRAYGKLGISYESLRDYHMAVGNPERHLQVAKQVGDKAEEGRAYGNLGNAYQIYHERRLQIAKEVGDKAGEGRAYGYPGNAYQMLGDFHKAISYHERDLQIAEGVGDKAGEGGAYGNLGNAYKMLGDFYKAISYHERHLQIAEKEGRAYGNLGNAYHGLGDFHKAISYHERHLQIAKDVGDKAREGRAYGNLGIAYHSLGDFHKAISYHERDLQIAKEVGDKAGEGRAYGNLGNAYRNLGDFRKAISYHERHLQIAKEVGDKGGEGRAYGNLGNAYFSLGDFHKAISYHERHLQIAKEVGDKAGEGRAYGNLGNAYKMLGDFHKAISYHERRVQIAKEVGDKAGEGRAYGNLGIAYDSLGDFHKAISYHERHLQIAKEVGDKAGEGRAYGSLGIVYDSLGDFHKAISYHERDLQIAKEVGDKAGEGRAYGNLGNAYHSLGDFHKAISYHKRDLQIAKEVGDKAGEGRAYGNLGNAYRNLGDFRKAISYHRRHLQIAKEVGDKAGERRAYGNLGNAYHSLGDFHKAISYHKRDLQIAKEVGDKAGEGRAYGNLGIAYDSSGDFYKAISYHERHLQIAKEVGDKAGEGGAYGNLGNAYHGLGDFHKAISYHECRLQIAKEVGDKAGEGRAYGNLGNAYHGLGDFHKAISYHERHLQIAKEVGDKAGEGRAYGNLGNAFQMLGDFHKAISYHERRLQKAKEVGDKAGERRAYGSLGNAFHSLGNFPNAIEYRERHLQIAKEVGDKAGEGESYAKEEDEVPYYTGRKDLADIEDATVDTEDNEKTLIKRGKIGGKEDSWHLREAGASIKLCSGAVQQPVPFTCRCLLWNPRILSPSTASDEILVSSVIEISHDGPPDLDYKKSFDAQCPIFGGV, from the exons ATGGCAGGGAATGATGCCTTCTTCACAAATATGAAAGTTCCTGAGCTACGGAAATTCTTAAAGGAAAGGGGTGTTCAAATTTCTGTAAACGGTAAGAGTAGGAAAAGGGCAGAACTGCTAGAGCTTTGCAAGAACGCGGCTGAAATAAAAGTTCCTGAACTTGTAAAGAAAACAGAGCAATGCGACGAGTTGATTACGTTGCCAAGAGAAAAACTACTTCCCCATCCATTTTCGCTGAAGTTTTGGACTCATGATTTCACCGGTATTCCAGACTTTAGGATTCCCGATAGCTGCCATTATCTGGTTGGAAAAGATGGTTACGATGAAGACTGTTTACGGTCGTATAAAAGTCCCGAGAATTTTTGCTTATTTACTGAGGGGTATGTGGAGGATCTGAAGTACCACGATTTAACTGATGCTGGGACAGATAAACCGACTGGATACTGCTATTTCCAGTTCATAGTCCTTTCCTTTGAAAGCTTCTTCTCTatgaactttgtttttataGAGGACGTGGCCGTGATCATTCAGAGCAACTTCAGTAGAAACACGGATAATTTGGGCGTGAAGTACTCCTTCGCTGTCTTCGTTAGCGTTTCGTTTTCTCCGCTCATTCGACCTTTTTTCGCGTTGACTTGGACTTCTACGGACT GCGACAATTTGCACAATACACAAAAGTTGAAACCCAACGACAAAGCTGGAAGGGTAGAGACTTACAGAAATCTTGGCATTGTCCATCAAAATTCAAGCGATTTTCATGAGACCATTGAGTACCATGAGTGCCATCTGCAAACTACAAAAGAAGGGGGGGATAAAGCTGGACAAGaacgggcttatggaaatcttggcaatgacTTTAAAGGCTTAgacgattttcataaggcaatcgaaTGCTATGAATGTCATCCACAAACTGCAAGAGAATTGGGAGGCAAAGCTagagaaggacgggcttatggaaaaCTTGGCATTTCCTATGAGAGTTTACGCGATTATCATATGGCAGTCGGGAACCCTGAGCGTCATCTACAAGTTGCAAAacaagtgggagacaaagctgaagaaggacgggcttatggaaatcttggcaatgcctatcagat ttaccacgagcgtcgtctacaaattgcaaaagaagtgggagacaaagctggagaaggacgggcttatggatATCCTGGCAATGCCTATCAGAtgttaggcgattttcataaggctatcagttaccacgagcgtgatCTACAAATTGCAGAAggagtgggagacaaagctggagaaggaggggcttatggaaatcttggcaatgcctataaGATGTTAGGCGATTTTtataaggctatcagttaccacgagcgtcatctacaaattgcagaaaaa gaaggacgggcttatggaaatcttggcaatgcctatcatggcttaggcgattttcataaggctatcagttaccacgagcgtcatctacaaattgcaaaagacgtgggagacaaagctagagaaggacgggcttatggaaatctagGCAttgcctatcatagcttaggcgattttcataaggctatcagttaccacgagcgtgatctacaaattgcaaaagaagtgggagacaaagctggagaaggacgggcttatggaaatcttggcaatgcctaccGCAACTTAGGCGATTTTCgtaaggctatcagttaccacgagcgtcatctacaaattgcaaaagaagtgggagacaaaggtggagaaggacgggcttatggaaatcttggcaatgcctattttagcttaggcgattttcataaggctatcagttaccacgagcgtcatctacaaattgcaaaagaagtgggagacaaagctggagaaggacgggcttatggaaatcttggcaatgcctataagatgttaggcgattttcataaggctattagttaccacgagcgtcgtgtacaaattgcaaaagaagtgggggacaaagctggagaaggacgggcttatggaaatcttggcattgcctatgatagcttaggcgattttcataaggctatcagttaccacgagcgtcatctacaaattgcaaaagaagtgggagacaaagctggagaaggacgggcttatggaagtCTTGGCATTGTCTatgatagcttaggcgattttcataaggctatcagttaccacgagcgtgatctacaaattgcaaaagaagtgggagacaaagctggagaaggacgggcttatggaaatcttggcaatgcctatcatagcttaggcgattttcataaggctatcagttaccacaagcgtgatctacaaattgcaaaagaagtgggagacaaagctggagaaggacgggcttatggaaatcttggcaatgcctaccGCAACTTAGGCGATTTTCgtaaggctatcagttaccacaggcgtcatctacaaattgcaaaagaagtgggagacaaagctggagaaagacgggcttatggaaatcttggcaatgcctatcatagcttaggcgattttcataaggctatcagttaccacaagcgtgatctacaaattgcaaaagaagtgggagacaaagctggagaaggacgggcttatggaaatcttggcattgcCTATGATAGCTCAGGCGATTTTtataaggctatcagttaccacgagcgtcatctacaaattgcaaaagaagtgggagacaaagctggagaaggaggggcttatggaaatcttggcaatgcctatcatggcttaggcgattttcataaggctatcagttaccacgagtgtcgtctacaaattgcaaaagaagtgggagacaaagctggagaaggacgggcttatggaaatcttggcaatgcctatcatggtttaggcgattttcataaggctatcagttaccacgagcgtcatctacaaattgcaaaagaagtgggagacaaagctggagaaggacgggcttatggaaatcttggcaatgcctttCAGAtgttaggcgattttcataaggctatcagttaccacgagcgtcgtctacaaaaagcaaaagaagtgggggataaagctggagagaGACGGGCTTATGGAAGTCTTGGCAATGCCTTTCATAGCTTAGGCAACTTTCCTAATGCAATCGAGTACCgtgagcgtcatctacaaattgcaaaagaagtgggggacaaggctggagaaggagaGTCATACG CCAAAGAGGAGGATGAGGTACCTTATTACACCGGCAGGAAAGATTTGGCAGATATAGAAGATGCAACAGTAGACACTGAAGACAATGAAAAGACTTTGATCAAAAG AGGAAAAATCGGAGGTAAGGAAGACTCATGGCACCTGAGGGAAGCTGGTGCCTCTATCAAACTTTGCAGTGGAGCTGTACAACAACCTGTGCCATTTACATGTAGATGCTTATTGTGGAACCCCAGGATCCTCTCCCCCTCCACTGCCAGTGATGAGATATTGGTTAGCAGTGTTATTGAAATATCTCATGATGGCCCACCAGATCTGGATTACAAGAAAAGTTTTGATGCACAGTGCCCCATATTTGGAGGGGTATGA